A segment of the Mercurialis annua linkage group LG4, ddMerAnnu1.2, whole genome shotgun sequence genome:
TGAACAGCTTAATTCACTAAAGTATCCATAAAGCTAAAAAGTTCTACATTTGCATTAATAAAGATTTTATTACACACTAATGACTAACCTCCTTACAACTACAACAAAATGCTACTAACATAATGATATCACGTGCAACACCACAAAAAACTTAGAAGTCACGTGACATAGCTAAAGCAGCATCATCCATAGTAATAATGCAACTTTTGGTGGTTATAGTGCTGCTTTGACTGCAACTGCGAGCACGATGGAGACGAAGAACAAGAGCCACCAGTACCCTTAAACGACGACGTTTTCACCGAGAACACACCGTTCCAGATCTCAGTAAAAGCTCTAACAATAATCCCATGATAATACGGAGAATTCAGCTGCAAGAAACAGTTCAGAAGCTCCTTCAGATCATCTTTAGAGTAAATTTCCTTCTCCAATATCATCTGCAGCATTGAATGTCGGAAATCAAGATACGGGTCGTCAGAATCTTTCTCAACTGCTACACTTTCACCTCCGACTCTCCCCAATCCTCGCACAGTCGAGCGTTTGTGCGGTGGCGTGTCGGTGGCCGGAGATAATGAGGTAGCGGAGGTGGCGGTGGTGTTTGATGAGGTGGAGCAAGAATGGTAAAGGTGGTGGTTATGATAAGTAGTGGTGGTTTTGGTTTTgtgtttaggtttaggtttagggttGAAAATGTTGGAAAGATTTGGTTTCTTGCAG
Coding sequences within it:
- the LOC126676533 gene encoding transcription repressor OFP6 — its product is MSSSNKKKLILNTVSINLGCNSCKKPNLSNIFNPKPKPKHKTKTTTTYHNHHLYHSCSTSSNTTATSATSLSPATDTPPHKRSTVRGLGRVGGESVAVEKDSDDPYLDFRHSMLQMILEKEIYSKDDLKELLNCFLQLNSPYYHGIIVRAFTEIWNGVFSVKTSSFKGTGGSCSSSPSCSQLQSKQHYNHQKLHYYYG